Proteins co-encoded in one Aethina tumida isolate Nest 87 chromosome 7, icAetTumi1.1, whole genome shotgun sequence genomic window:
- the LOC109595252 gene encoding probable cytochrome P450 6a13 → MKKPDSEFAIFGRRIFDLSPIEVIKNFVQFAFPHSILLRLNLRVFNEEISTFFMDVVRKTVNYREENNIYRKDDGDIKQSGYQTSSIAMTFALFELSTRPEIQQKIRDEIHGVLEKHDNKLTYEAIKDMTYLEQVLHETLRKYPPLPFLTRKCNKTYKVPGTDLVIDKGTMVGIYLGYIMIQNSILMPKILILTDFDPHKLRFGVLQAKLGLITILKNYKISLNNKTVTPIKFYHKSMGVLTVDGVWLNVKKLN, encoded by the exons ATGAAAAAACCAGATTCTGAATTTGCTATATTCGGAAGACGTATCTTCGACTTAAGTCCAATTGAAGTTATTAAGAACTTCGTCCAGTTTGCTTTTCCTCATAGTATTCTACTGAGGTTGAATCTTCGCGTATTCAATGAGGAGATCTCCACATTTTTCATGGATGTTGTTAGGAAAACTGTCAATTATAgggaagaaaataatatttacagaaaaGATGATGGAGACATTAAACAGA GTGGTTACCAAACCTCTTCAATAGCAATGACTTTtgcattatttgaactttcaACGCGTCCTGAAATTCAGCAGAAAATTAGAGATGAAATCCATGGAGTTTTAGAGAAACACGACAACAAACTTACATATGAAGCTATAAAAGATATGACTTATTTAGAACAAGTTCTTCatg agacCCTTAGAAAATATCCACCGCTTCCATTCTTAACAAGAAAGTGCAACAAAACATATAAAGTACCTGGTACTGACTTGGTCATTGATAAAGGCACCATGGTTGGCATATATTTGGGATACATAATGATCCAGAATTCTATCCTCATGCCGAAAATTTTGATCCTCACAGATTTTGATCCTCACAAACTTAGATTTGGAGTTCTGCAAGCTAAACTCGGTTTGATAACTATACTTAAgaactataaaatttcactTAACAATAAAACTGTTACTCCAATTAAATTCTATCATAAATCTATGGGTGTGTTGACAGTTGATGGTGTATGGCTAAacgttaaaaagttaaattaa
- the LOC109595258 gene encoding probable cytochrome P450 6a14, whose translation MKQQLVAEWFKDIYFDLKSKGMKHGGVYFLFKPFYFPVDLNIIKSIMQTDFQHFMNHGIFVNEEGDPLSAHLFALEDERWKNLRTKLSPTFTSGKLKMMFNTLVECTNGLKDMMDQYSQSNTPINIKDALQRFTIDIIGSVAFGIECDSMKNPNSEFAKYGRRIFFLSPIEVIKNIALFALPHKLLLWLNISLFNKEATTFFMDVVRKNVNYREENNIYRKDFMHLLLQLKNRGKVFDDEKLTSDDGEIKQSALTFNELAAQAFLFFVAGYETSSTAMTFALYELSTRPDLQKKIRDEIHEVLEKHDNKLTYDAIKDMTYLEQVLHEALRKYPPIPFLTRKCNRTYKVPGTDMVIDKGTMVGIPVFGIHNDPELYPNPENFDPERFSSQNKAKRHPFAWLPFGEGPRVCIGLRFGTLQAKVGLITILKDYKVSLNNKTVTPIKFDLNSSGVLAIDGSLWLNVEKLN comes from the exons ATGAAACAACAACTTGTCGCTGAGTGGTTCaaagacatttattttgacctAAAGTCTAAAGGGATGAAACATGGAGgagtgtattttttgtttaagccATTTTATTTTCCCGTTGAccttaatattatcaaatcaaTTATGCAGACGGACTTCCAACATTTTATGAATCATGgtatttttgttaatgaagAAGGGGATCCATTAAGTGCGCATTTATTTGCACTGGAAGATGAAAGATGGAAAAACCTCAGGACCAAATTGTCTCCGACGTTTACTTCTGGCAAACTAAAGATGATGTTTAACACTTTAGTTGAATGTACTAATGGATTAAAAGATATGATGGATCAATATTCACAAAGCAATACTCCAATTAATATCAAGGACGCATTGCAAAGGTTCACCATTGACATAATTGGATCAGTTGCTTTTGGAATTGAATGTGACAGTATGAAGAATCCAAATTCAGAATTTGCCAAATACGGACGACGAATATTCTTCCTGAGTCCTATTGAAGTTATTAAGAACATTGCCCTGTTTGCTCTCCCTCATAAACTTCTCTTGTGGTTGAATATCAGTTTGTTCAATAAGGAGGCCACGACATTTTTCATGGATGTTGTtagaaaaaatgtcaattatagagaagaaaataacatttacagaAAAGATTTTATGCATTTGCTGTTACAGTTAAAAAATCGTGGTAAAGTTTTTGACGACGAAAAACTAACAAGTGACGACGgtgaaattaaacaaagtgCCCTAACATTCAATGAACTTGCTGCTCAAGCATTCCTTTTCTTTGTAGCTGGGTACGAAACTTCTTCTACAGCAATGACTTTTGCATTGTATGAACTTTCAACTCGGCCTGACCTTCAGAAGAAAATTAGAGATGAAATCCATGAAGTATTGGAGAAACATGACAACAAACTTACCTATGATGCTATCAAAGATATGACATATTTAGAACAAGTCCTTCatg AGGCTCTTAGAAAATACCCACCAATTCCGTTCTTAACAAGAAAATGTAACAGAACATATAAAGTACCTGGAACAGATATGGTCATCGACAAAGGCACCATGGTGGGTATTCCTGTTTTTGGAATACATAATGATCCAGAATTGTATCCTAACCCAGAAAATTTTGATCCCGAAAGATTTTCTTCGCaaaataaagcaaaaagaCATCCATTTGCATGGTTACCTTTCGGCGAAGGACCGAGAGTGTGCATCG GACTTAGGTTCGGAACACTGCAAGCTAAAGTCGGTTTGATAACTATACTTAAGGACTATAAAGTATCACTTAACAATAAAACGGTCACTCCTATCAAATTTGATCTGAATTCTTCGGGTGTCTTGGCAATTGATGGTAGCCTATGgctaaatgttgaaaaattaaattaa
- the LOC109595253 gene encoding cytochrome P450 6a2-like gives MVLITNNLGYDLIAFTVTLLAGAIMYIKWKFSFFARKGLYAPPTTIPYGNTKNFFTKKQILAELFRDIYFDIKSKGLKHGGAYFLLKPFYIPANLDILKSIMQTDFQHFMNHGLFVNEEGDPLNAHLFSLGDEKWKNLRSKLSPTFTSGKLKMMFNTLVECTGGLKDMVDQHAQDNSPINIKETLERFTIDIIGSVAFGIECNSMKNPDSEFAKYGRRIFDLSPAEVIKKLAQFAFPHKLLLWLNISVFNKEVTSFFMDVVKKNVNYREENNVYRKDFMHLLLQLKNRGKVFDDEKLTNDNGAIKESGLTFNELAAQAFVFFLAGYETSSTAMTFALYELSTRPDLQQKIRDEIHTVLEKHDNKMTYEAIKDMTYLEQVLHESLRKYPPVPFLTRECNKTYKVPGTDVVIDKGTMVGIPVLGIHNDPEFYPNPEIFDPERFSLENKAKRHQFSWIPFGEGPRICIGLRFGTLQAKVGLVTIIKNYKISLNNKTATPIKFHPKSTGVLAVDGDVLLNVEKCN, from the exons ATGGTTTTGATTACGAACAATCTCGGATATGATCTCATCGCATTCACTGTAACCCTCTTGGCGGGAGCAATTATGTATATCAAATGGAAGTTCTCGTTTTTTGCAAGAAAGGGTCTATACGCACCTCCAACCACGATACCTTAcggaaacacaaaaaattttttcacTAAAAAGCAAATTCTCGCTGAGTTATTCagagacatttattttgacatcAAATCTAAAGGACTAAAGCATGGAGGAGCGTATTTCTTGCTTAAGCCATTTTATATTCCGGCTAATCTGGACATTCTGAAATCAATTATGCAGACGGACTTCCAACATTTCATGAATCATGGTCTTTTTGTAAATGAAGAAGGAGATCCTTTGAatgcacatttattttccttgGGAgatgaaaaatggaaaaatcttAGATCCAAACTATCTCCGACTTTTACTTCGGGTAAATTAAAGATGATGTTCAACACTTTGGTCGAATGCACTGGTGGATTGAAAGATATGGTGGATCAACATGCACAAGACAACTCTCCAATTAACATCAAAGAAACATTGGAAAGATTCACAATTGACATAATAGGTTCAGTCGCTTTTGGAATTGAATGCAACAGTATGAAGAATCCGGATTCCGAATTTGCCAAATACGGAAGACGAATCTTCGATTTGAGTCCCGCTGAGGTTATTAAGAAACTTGCCCAGTTTGCGTTTCCTCACAAACTTCTCCTGTGGTTGAATATCAGTGTTTTCAATAAGGAGGTCACGTCATTTTTCATGGATGTTgttaagaaaaatgttaacTATAGGGAAGAGAACAATGTTTACAGGAAAGATTTTATGCATTTGCtgttacaattgaaaaacCGAGGCAAAGTTTTTGACGACGAGAAATTAACAAACGATAATGGAGCCATTAAAGAAAGCGGGTTAACATTCAACGAACTTGCAGCCCAAGCATTCGTCTTCTTCTTAGCTGGTTATGAAACTTCTTCTACTGCAATGACTTTTGCATTGTATGAACTTTCAACTCGGCCCGACCTTCAGCAAAAAATTAGAGATGAAATCCATACTGTTTTGGAGAAACACGACAATAAAATGACGTATGAAGCCATAAAGGATATGACATATTTAGAACAAGTCCTCCATG AGTCCCTTAGAAAATATCCACCAGTACCATTCTTAACAAGAGAATGCAACAAAACATACAAAGTACCCGGAACTGATGTAGTCATTGATAAAGGGACCATGGTCGGTATTCCCGTCTTAGGGATACATAACGATCCAGAATTCTATCCCAATCCCGAAATTTTTGATCCTGAAAGATTTTCTCTGGAAAATAAGGCAAAAAGACATCAATTTTCATGGATACCTTTCGGTGAAGGTCCAAGAATCTGTAttg GTCTTAGATTTGGAACTCTACAAGCTAAAGTCGGTTTGGTAACCATAATTAAGAACTATAAGATttcactaaataataaaactgccaCTCCTATTAAATTTCATCCAAAATCTACGGGAGTCTTGGCAGTTGACGGTGACGTATTGCTTaatgttgaaaaatgtaattaa
- the LOC126266232 gene encoding helix-loop-helix protein 1, producing MSGIENREVLQSITSCNNVVTRRRDKTTEMGSLSREERRRRRRATQKYRTAHATRERIRVEAFNVAFAELRKLLPTLPPDKKLSKIEILRLAICYIAYLNHVLDA from the exons ATGAGCGGCATCGAAAACAGAGAAGTACTTCAATCAATCACTTCCTGCAACAACGTTGTTACCAGGAGAAG AGATAAAACAACGGAAATGGGCTCGTTGTCGAGGGAAGAGAGAAGACGTCGCAGAAGGGCGACACAGAAGTACAGGACTGCCCACGCGACCAGAGAAAGGATCCGGGTCGAGGCGTTCAACGTGGCTTTCGCGGAGCTTAGAAAGCTGTTGCCGACTTTGCCGCCGGACAAGAAACTGTCCAAGATCGAGATTTTGAGGCTGGCCATTTGCTACATTGCATATTTGAATCACGTTTTGGACGCGtga